ACTCGTCCTCGAGGCCATGAAAATGGAAAATGAAATCCCCGCGCCAAAGGACGGCGTAGTAAAGAAAATCCTCGTCAAAGAAGGCCAAACCGTCGACACAGGACAAGCACTCATAGAAATAGGGTGATGTGCAATGAGTGGACTGGAGCAGGCGATAATCGAGTTCATAGAGAGCATGGGGCTCTTCCACCTGACAATCGGGAACGTGATAATGATACTCGTCGGTCTCACCCTCGTGTATCTTGCCATACGCTACGAGATGGAGCCGCTGCTTCTCCTGCCGATAGGCATAAGCGCAGTCATTGTCAACCTGCCGCTCACTGGAATAGCTGAGGAACCTCACGGGCTGTTATATCTCATTCACCATTACCTCATAAGCACCGAGATAGTCCCGCTCCTGATATTCTTCGGGCTGGGAGCGATGACCGACTTCGGACCGATGATAGCAGACCCCAAGACGGCTCTGCTCGGTGCTGCTGCTCAGATAGGTGTGTTCATAGCGATGCTCAGTGCAGTTCTCCTCGGGTTCACCCTCCCTGAGGCGGCATCGATAGGAATCATCGGCGGTGCCGACGGGCCCACGACCATATACCTCACCACAAAGCTCGCACCACACCTCCTCGGTGCCACAGCTGTGGCTGCCTACTCCTACATGAGCCTGGTTCCGCTCATCCAGCCGCCGATAATCAAGGCCCTGACGAATAAGGAGGAAAGAAGAATCAGAATGGAGCAGCTCAGGCCGGTTTCAAAGAGAGAGAAGATAATGTTCCCCATTATCACAGCCATCGTCATCAGCCTCCTCGTCCCGAGCGCCGGGCCGCTGATAGGCATGCTCATGATAGGCAACCTCTTCAGGGAGAGCGGTGTCGTAGAGAGGCTCAGCAAAGCCGCCCAGGAGGAGCTGATGAACATAGTCACCATATTCCTCGGACTCGGCGTCGGTTCCACCATGAAGGCTGAGAGCTTCCTGACGATGCAGACCCTCATGATACTCGGCCTCGGTGTGGTTGCCTTCGCCTCAGCAACCGCAGGGGGAGTGCTCCTCGGAAAGCTCATGATGAAGCTCTCCGGCGGAAAGATAAACCCGATGATTGGAGCGGCTGGGGTTTCAGCAGTTCCGATGAGCGCAAGGGTCGTTCAGCGCTTGGCGAGCGAAGAGGACCCCGGTAACTTCATCCTCATGCATGCCATGGGTCCGAACGTTGCCGGAGTCATAGGCACGGCCGTTGCCGCAGGAGTTCTGCTCTCTGTCCTCGGATGACCTTTTCTTCAAATTTTTGACCGTCCTAATGAAAACCTTAAATAGTAGAAGGGTGCTTTAACTTAAAGCGGTGGTGAAGAAAATGCGCGTAAAAACTTTGATGACTCCTGACCCGGTGGTGATAGAACTTCCCGCAACGAGGGAATACGCTATTGATCTGTTTAGAAAGCATAAGGTCAGATCTTTTCCAGTCATTAACAAAAACACAAAGGCTCTTGTTGGAATAATAAGCATAAAGAGGGTTCTCCTCCACCCTGACGAGGAACAGTTAGCGATGCTCGTTAAGAGGGACGTGCCTACTGTCAAGCCAAACGACGACCTAAAGAAAGCAGTTCGCCTAATGGTCGAGTATGACTACAGGCGTGTCATAGTGGTCGACGAGGAGAACCATGTCCTCGGAATACTCACCGTTGGCGACATAGTGCGCAGATACCTCTCCAAGAACGAGAAGCTCAAGGAAACCACCATAGAGGACTACTACCAGAAGAACGTCGGCGTTGTCTGGCGTGGAACACCGCTCAAGGCAGCCCTCAAGGCACTCTTGCTATGCAACGCCATGGCTATACCAGTCATAGACGACGATGGCAACCTCGTGGGAATGGTTGACGAGACCGACCTCCTCAAGGACAGCGAGGTTGTAAGGGTCATGAAGAGCACGGCCCTGGCCGCTTCCAGCGAGGAGGACTGGATACTTGAGAGCCACCCCACGCTCCTCTTCGAGAAAGCCGAGCTCCAGCTGCCGAAGAAACCCGTTGAGGACATAATGAACCGCGAGGTGGTCATAGCGACGCCCCACATGAGCGTCTACGAAGTCGCCCAGAAGATGGTCCAGTACCACATCGAGCAGCTGCCCGTCATAAGAGGCGAGGGCGAGCTCGTTGGAATCGTCAGGGACATGGACATAATCAAGGTCATCCTCAACAAGTGAGCTCTTCTCTTTTCCCAACATCTTAGCGGGTGTTTCTATGGAAGTAAAGCTCTCCCTCTTCGGTTTTGGCAACGTTGGAAAGGCCGTCGCGAGGGTTCTTCTTGAGAAGGAAGCCTTCTTCCGCGAGCGCTATGGAGTCGAGTTCAAGGTGGTGAGCATAGCCGACACGAGCGG
This genomic stretch from Thermococcus sp. CX2 harbors:
- a CDS encoding biotin/lipoyl-containing protein, with product LVLEAMKMENEIPAPKDGVVKKILVKEGQTVDTGQALIEIG
- a CDS encoding sodium ion-translocating decarboxylase subunit beta, with amino-acid sequence MSGLEQAIIEFIESMGLFHLTIGNVIMILVGLTLVYLAIRYEMEPLLLLPIGISAVIVNLPLTGIAEEPHGLLYLIHHYLISTEIVPLLIFFGLGAMTDFGPMIADPKTALLGAAAQIGVFIAMLSAVLLGFTLPEAASIGIIGGADGPTTIYLTTKLAPHLLGATAVAAYSYMSLVPLIQPPIIKALTNKEERRIRMEQLRPVSKREKIMFPIITAIVISLLVPSAGPLIGMLMIGNLFRESGVVERLSKAAQEELMNIVTIFLGLGVGSTMKAESFLTMQTLMILGLGVVAFASATAGGVLLGKLMMKLSGGKINPMIGAAGVSAVPMSARVVQRLASEEDPGNFILMHAMGPNVAGVIGTAVAAGVLLSVLG
- a CDS encoding CBS domain-containing protein, which translates into the protein MRVKTLMTPDPVVIELPATREYAIDLFRKHKVRSFPVINKNTKALVGIISIKRVLLHPDEEQLAMLVKRDVPTVKPNDDLKKAVRLMVEYDYRRVIVVDEENHVLGILTVGDIVRRYLSKNEKLKETTIEDYYQKNVGVVWRGTPLKAALKALLLCNAMAIPVIDDDGNLVGMVDETDLLKDSEVVRVMKSTALAASSEEDWILESHPTLLFEKAELQLPKKPVEDIMNREVVIATPHMSVYEVAQKMVQYHIEQLPVIRGEGELVGIVRDMDIIKVILNK